The following are encoded in a window of Salinibacter ruber DSM 13855 genomic DNA:
- the dut gene encoding dUTP diphosphatase, with protein MIDVSITRLPHAEGLALPSYETSASAGMDLRAAVPADAPVVLDPGARALVDTGLQLALPEGHEGQVRPRSGLAHDHGVTVLNSPGTIDADYRGEVKVLLVNHGAEPFTIERGMRIAQLVVARHARVEWVHREALEETVRGPGGFGSTGTA; from the coding sequence ATGATCGACGTTTCCATCACGCGCCTGCCCCACGCCGAGGGGCTCGCCCTTCCGAGCTACGAGACGTCCGCGAGCGCGGGCATGGACCTGCGGGCGGCGGTGCCGGCGGACGCCCCGGTCGTGCTGGATCCGGGCGCCCGCGCCCTCGTGGACACGGGCCTGCAACTTGCGCTGCCGGAGGGGCACGAGGGCCAGGTCCGGCCGCGGAGCGGGCTGGCTCACGATCACGGGGTGACCGTCCTCAACAGTCCGGGCACCATCGACGCCGACTACCGCGGGGAGGTCAAGGTTCTGCTCGTGAACCACGGCGCCGAGCCGTTCACGATTGAGCGCGGCATGCGCATCGCCCAGCTCGTGGTGGCCCGGCACGCCCGCGTGGAATGGGTCCACCGGGAGGCCCTCGAAGAGACCGTGCGGGGGCCCGGCGGCTTCGGCTCGACGGGAACCGCGTAG
- a CDS encoding peptide MFS transporter, translating into MAASGPSSDESMQNGGARAPSGGEATAVAGRRDFFGHPRGLATLFFTELWERFSYYGLRALLVLFMTAPAGAAATNPGLGFGTEKATAVYGLYTAFVYLLALPGGWVADNIWGQRRSVFVGGCIIAAGHFSLAMPAFGLPDVSFFYLGLFLIVIGTGLLKPNISTMVGDLYPEGGARRDAGFSVFYMGINFGAILGPTLCGWLAENYSWHWGFSLAGFGMLVGLISYKLGAPNLGEAGLLDADDEEAVQQKSRTFYLLTALVTALIVAFGFLATSGVISITLTQVAEAVGIGIILVTLLFFAYLTLEWAGVGTMTAFFVVASLVTNQFVDGAALASQIGVGATVVFFVLVSIARLAAPQYDVSLKRRRYLVIYWLFLLSALFWSGFEQAGSSLNLFARDLTARDFGPFALSQTSALMGALVLIGLPAAYIGYRMFRRENLWWVGRAGVSLLGALVVGFLGYLAYQIAGGWTMPASMLQNINPTFIVLLAPVFGSFWTWLANRNANPSIPVKFGLGLLGLAAGFFVIAWGASQATAENPVGAHWLVVTYFLHTCGELALSPVGLSSMTKLAPENRVGQMMGVWFVSTALGNLFAGLIAGQLETLDPSGLFTTVALIIGGGGLVAMLAAPPVKRLMGDIE; encoded by the coding sequence ATGGCAGCCAGCGGTCCCTCGTCCGACGAGTCGATGCAGAATGGAGGCGCCCGGGCGCCGTCGGGGGGAGAGGCCACGGCCGTGGCCGGTCGGCGGGATTTCTTCGGGCACCCGCGCGGCCTCGCCACGCTCTTCTTTACGGAGCTGTGGGAGCGGTTCAGCTACTACGGACTGCGGGCGCTCCTCGTCCTGTTCATGACGGCCCCGGCCGGCGCGGCGGCGACGAACCCGGGGCTCGGCTTTGGCACCGAAAAGGCGACGGCGGTCTACGGCCTGTACACGGCGTTCGTCTACCTGCTGGCCCTGCCCGGCGGCTGGGTGGCGGACAACATCTGGGGCCAGCGGCGGTCGGTCTTCGTTGGCGGCTGCATCATCGCCGCAGGGCACTTCAGCCTGGCGATGCCGGCCTTTGGCCTCCCGGACGTGTCCTTCTTCTACCTCGGGCTGTTTCTGATCGTCATCGGCACGGGCCTCCTGAAGCCCAACATCAGCACGATGGTCGGGGACCTCTACCCGGAGGGCGGGGCCCGGCGTGACGCGGGCTTCTCGGTCTTCTACATGGGGATCAACTTCGGGGCCATCCTAGGGCCTACGCTCTGCGGGTGGCTGGCCGAGAATTACAGCTGGCACTGGGGCTTCTCGCTGGCGGGCTTCGGCATGCTTGTGGGGCTTATTTCCTACAAGCTGGGCGCGCCCAACCTGGGGGAGGCCGGGCTGCTCGACGCCGACGACGAGGAGGCCGTCCAACAAAAGAGCCGCACCTTCTACCTCCTTACGGCGCTGGTGACGGCCCTGATCGTGGCGTTTGGGTTCCTGGCCACGTCCGGGGTCATCAGCATCACGCTCACCCAGGTGGCCGAGGCGGTGGGAATTGGCATCATTCTCGTCACGCTCCTCTTCTTCGCCTACCTCACGCTCGAGTGGGCGGGCGTGGGGACGATGACCGCCTTCTTCGTCGTGGCCAGCCTCGTCACGAATCAGTTCGTGGACGGGGCGGCGCTGGCGTCCCAGATTGGGGTGGGCGCAACGGTCGTGTTCTTCGTGCTGGTGAGCATTGCCCGCCTCGCAGCCCCGCAATACGACGTGTCGCTGAAGCGGCGGCGGTACCTCGTCATCTACTGGCTGTTTCTCCTGTCGGCCCTCTTCTGGTCCGGCTTCGAACAGGCGGGCTCCTCGCTCAACCTGTTCGCCCGGGACCTCACGGCCCGCGACTTCGGGCCGTTTGCGCTTTCGCAGACCTCGGCCCTGATGGGGGCCCTCGTCCTGATCGGCCTGCCGGCGGCGTACATCGGCTACCGCATGTTTCGGCGCGAGAACCTCTGGTGGGTGGGACGGGCGGGCGTGAGCCTGCTCGGCGCCCTCGTGGTCGGCTTCCTCGGCTATCTGGCCTACCAGATTGCGGGGGGATGGACCATGCCGGCCAGCATGCTGCAAAACATCAACCCGACGTTCATCGTCCTCCTCGCGCCGGTCTTCGGGTCGTTCTGGACGTGGCTTGCCAACCGCAACGCCAACCCCTCCATTCCCGTCAAGTTTGGGCTCGGCCTCCTGGGCCTGGCCGCGGGCTTCTTCGTGATCGCCTGGGGCGCGTCGCAGGCGACCGCCGAGAATCCGGTGGGCGCCCACTGGCTGGTGGTCACCTACTTCCTGCACACCTGCGGCGAGCTGGCCCTCTCCCCGGTGGGCCTGTCGTCAATGACGAAGCTCGCGCCGGAGAACCGCGTGGGCCAGATGATGGGCGTCTGGTTCGTCTCTACGGCCCTCGGCAACCTGTTCGCCGGGCTCATCGCCGGGCAGCTGGAGACGCTCGACCCGTCCGGGCTGTTTACGACGGTGGCCCTCATCATCGGCGGGGGCGGCCTGGTCGCGATGCTTGCCGCGCCGCCCGTGAAGCGGCTCATGGGCGACATCGAATAA
- a CDS encoding BamA/TamA family outer membrane protein: protein MPASEETPWGRTESYVGDHAGDYVGTTEGWTSPFGQASAVYRAPPPLRYNRVEGLVLGLRRSPLSLRDPDDTARIYGQLGYAFALGDLRYTIGVESKLICDEETGLKLGASYEKQTRTPDRWKTSYAENSLGGIGLGYDFFDYYEGEGLSVYAVQALPATFRLTAGFRAEEHRPLSQNTGWSLFDAAPFRPNPAADAGRLQAGLIGLVGGRIRDRDGLPTGMAFRAAATIGTAFGGDFQANRYEVDGRAFLSLSADTRLGLRLRGGYATGNAPPQQQFTLGGIGSIRSYDQNALRGTRMLLGNVEYIVDGATLDDDFLDDLFLVGLFDAGWVGQPGTRLRTEDVLPSAGVGIGLDERDVRLDVSWPLRSVPATGSGPSIWLRITPNF from the coding sequence ATGCCGGCTTCCGAGGAAACCCCGTGGGGCCGCACCGAGTCGTACGTGGGCGATCACGCAGGGGACTATGTCGGCACGACGGAGGGCTGGACGAGCCCGTTTGGGCAAGCGTCTGCCGTGTACCGCGCGCCGCCGCCGCTCCGCTACAATCGCGTCGAGGGACTGGTGCTCGGCCTCCGGCGCAGCCCGCTCTCGCTCCGCGACCCGGACGACACGGCGCGCATTTACGGCCAACTCGGCTACGCCTTTGCGCTGGGGGACCTGCGGTACACGATTGGGGTCGAATCGAAACTGATTTGCGACGAGGAGACGGGACTAAAGCTCGGGGCCTCCTACGAGAAGCAGACCCGGACCCCTGACCGGTGGAAGACGTCGTACGCGGAGAATTCGCTCGGCGGCATCGGGCTCGGGTACGACTTCTTCGACTACTACGAGGGCGAGGGGCTCTCCGTCTACGCGGTTCAGGCCCTCCCGGCCACGTTCCGGTTGACCGCGGGCTTTCGGGCCGAAGAGCACCGTCCACTCTCACAAAACACCGGCTGGTCCCTCTTTGACGCGGCCCCATTCCGCCCAAACCCCGCGGCCGACGCGGGGCGCCTGCAGGCCGGGCTGATCGGCCTGGTGGGCGGACGGATCCGAGACCGCGACGGCCTTCCCACGGGCATGGCCTTCCGGGCAGCGGCGACAATCGGGACGGCCTTCGGCGGCGACTTCCAGGCCAATCGCTACGAGGTGGACGGACGGGCCTTTCTCTCGCTGTCGGCCGACACGCGCCTCGGGCTGCGCCTCCGCGGCGGATACGCGACCGGCAACGCCCCGCCCCAGCAGCAGTTCACGCTTGGCGGCATCGGATCCATTCGGAGCTACGACCAGAACGCGCTCCGCGGCACGCGCATGCTGCTGGGCAACGTCGAGTACATCGTCGACGGCGCCACGCTGGACGACGATTTCCTTGACGACCTCTTCCTCGTGGGGCTGTTCGACGCCGGGTGGGTGGGGCAGCCGGGCACACGGCTCCGCACAGAAGACGTGCTGCCGTCCGCCGGGGTCGGAATCGGGCTGGACGAGCGGGACGTGCGCCTGGACGTATCCTGGCCGCTCCGGTCCGTGCCCGCAACGGGCTCTGGCCCGTCGATTTGGCTCCGCATCACCCCGAACTTCTAG
- a CDS encoding histidine phosphatase family protein — MQTLWLARHANRQDFADPNWAATADWPDDPGLSPDGVEQARQLGRRVDALDVDRIVASPYLRTVQTAHHVATTTGHGVLLEPGLGEWLNDDWFDDVPNTRAPTALADRFGSVLPSSAPPCREPAYPESRHRALARLGATGTCLADRYADETLLLVGHGITVQGVLHGLVGSDVPDPGCPLASLTKVARRDGDWTVSLRNDTSHLENGTRAPDRLA, encoded by the coding sequence ATGCAGACCCTCTGGCTCGCCCGCCACGCCAACCGTCAGGACTTCGCGGACCCGAACTGGGCGGCGACAGCCGACTGGCCCGACGACCCCGGCCTCTCTCCCGACGGCGTCGAGCAGGCCCGGCAACTGGGCCGCCGCGTCGATGCCCTCGACGTCGACCGGATCGTCGCGTCTCCGTACCTCCGCACCGTCCAGACGGCCCACCACGTCGCCACGACGACCGGCCACGGCGTCCTCCTGGAGCCGGGATTGGGGGAATGGCTCAACGACGACTGGTTCGACGACGTCCCGAACACACGCGCCCCCACGGCGCTTGCCGACCGGTTCGGGTCGGTGCTGCCGTCGTCGGCGCCGCCCTGCCGGGAGCCCGCCTACCCAGAGTCAAGGCACCGGGCCCTCGCCCGCCTCGGGGCTACCGGCACGTGCCTCGCCGACCGGTACGCCGACGAGACGCTGCTCCTCGTGGGCCACGGCATCACGGTGCAGGGCGTTCTGCACGGCCTCGTGGGCAGCGACGTGCCCGACCCCGGGTGCCCGCTCGCCAGCCTCACGAAAGTTGCGCGGCGGGACGGAGACTGGACCGTTTCCCTCCGGAACGACACGAGCCACCTCGAAAACGGCACCCGCGCTCCCGACCGACTCGCCTGA